From Oenanthe melanoleuca isolate GR-GAL-2019-014 chromosome 18, OMel1.0, whole genome shotgun sequence, a single genomic window includes:
- the CASKIN2 gene encoding caskin-2 isoform X1 → MGREQELIQAVKNGDIPGVQKLVAKIKASKSKLLGSAKRLNVNYQDADGFSALHHAALGGSLDLISLLLEAQATVDIKDSNGMRPLHYAAWQGRLEPVRVLLRAAASVNMASLDGQIPLHLSAQYGHYEVSEMLLQHQSNPCLINKAKKTPLDLACEFGRLKVAQLLLNSHLCVALLEGQSKDATDPNYTTPLHLAAKNGHKEIIRQLLKAGIEINKQTKTGTALHEAALYGKTEVVRLLLEGGVDVNIRNTYNQTALDIVNQFTTSHASKDIKQLLREASGILKVRALKDFWNLHDPTALNVRAGDVITVLEQHPDGRWKGHIHDAQKGTDRVGYFPPSIAEVISKRTGMVVPRVAPVQQRQGPPGALPAPPGGLQHLPDECPHPAAPSGPAAFGHLTLTRTAPGPDSSAGDRNSVGSEGSIGSIRSAGSGQSTEGTNGQSTSILIENARPLPSTGDNIQQHLLGSEPHNGTSPAGPQGFQTPGSCPPGDRVFSHQFLRPEQLLEGKDAEAIYNWLREFQLESYTVNFLNAGYDVPTISRMTPEDLTAIGVTKPGHRKKISTEIGQLSIAEWLPNYIPADLMDWLSAIGLPQYHKKLVNNGYDSITIVTDLTWEDLQEIGINKLGHQKKIMLAVKKLRDLRKSLNQAEATLARRKVPGSLDIVTIESLENGECQSPHTPKMTTFQDSELSYELQTAMSNSCHDTLGIKSSQGMSRSQESIGVRSRGSGHSQDNVLSRRLSSPSQESLGSGESSSSSGQSCAPPRSKESPASLPSPEPYGKLVSPEGLNGFANGAGGSPLKERNLPEGTDQYTRPVAQKGAGTPAVTPCTPPQTPCKGTAPYVFMYPHVSLKSPTAPSVLGAEQPKAHPYPSVSPGQKSSLQTSAQKGFSYLHSQCSPTEPPSTAPTAGEQHNGGEGLKHKKRSHSLNRYALSDGEHEEEEGAPSSTLGSYATLTRRPGRSQMPRACAQADAKVTRSQSFAIRAKRKGPPPPPPKRLSSVSSALAAEADGEQPPSPERQPTATQDVADAGATPSDAGRGRTVKSLAAALEGTSLSPSKPLLAPKPLHLTQDCVPRADVGGGSHNGSDASSATVSDGSRDPFESSKPRRRTVSEPSAPMTEVAAQGEQEDACSDTEEEAKPGVSSSSSQNSSSECIPFAEEGNLTIKQRPKPSGHSKAEAAVPDTEPGSQPAEPQGSSGKEPAAPAVPKEPPVLEFNLTESDTVKRRPRFREREPLQAVLKAFSMAGQAEPGGSPTPQYAQAQAVSIAGPPAPALAPRPALAGDAFDDDSVEFRIAEIEKSILSLEKGMKKAPSPTKAPSPTELVGTAVVRTPTPGMSVSKVVVGLPPVLVWEVRSSCATTYHESPPFADVPAKHTSVASTKLVFSGPKTIYQQVLQPSRHTVAPWAATEAVPDVIGSLPSPSSLMLETGSKISAKPLAAAPGATLAQQRQEQSSSSLAATLQVAEKKITVEEAESHPGTMHSAKNILEDISNMFDDLADQLDAMLD, encoded by the exons agctcctgggatcTGCCAAGCGCCTGAACGTGAACTACCAGGATGCAGATGG GTTCTCAGCACTGCACCACGCAGCCCTGGGTGGCAGCCTGGACCTCATCTcgctgctgctggaggcacagGCCACTGTCGACATCAAGGACAGCAATG GGATGCGGCCCCTGCACTACGCGGCCTGGCAGGGCCGCCTGGAGCCCGTGCGGGTGCTGCTGCGCGCCGCCGCCTCCGTCAACATGGCCTCGCTGGACGGGCAGATCCCGCTGCACCTCTCAGCGCAGTACGGCCACTACGAGGTG TCGGagatgctgctccagcaccagtCCAACCCGTGCCTCATCAACAAGGCGAAGAAAACCCCGCTGGACTTGGCCTGCGAGTTCGGGCGGCTGAAG gtggctcagctgctgctcaacAGCCATCTGTGTGTTGCCCTGCTGGAGGGACAATCCAAGGATGCCACTGACCCCAACTACACCACTCCTCTGCACTTGGCAGCCAAGAACGGGCACAAGGAGATCATCAG gcagctgctgaaggcCGGGATCGAGATCAACAAGCAGACAAAGACAGGCACAGCCCTTCATGAGGCCGCTCTCTATGGCAAAACAGAGGTGGTGCGGCTCCTGCTGGAG GGTGGTGTTGATGTGAACATCAGGAACACCTACAACCAGACAGCGCTGGACATCGTCAACCAGTTCACCACCTCACACGCCAGCAAGGACATCAAGCAGCTGTTGAGAG AGGCATCAGGAATCCTGAAGGTCCGAGCTTTGAAGGATTTTTGGAACCTCCACGACCCAACTGCTCTTAACGTCCGAGCAGGAGACGTTATCACG GTCCTGGAGCAGCATCCCGATGGCCGATGGAAGGGGCACATCCACGACGCCCAGAAAGGCACCGACCGGGTCGGGTACTTCCCGCCCTCCATTGCTGAAGTCATCAGCAAGCGGACAG GCATGGTTGTCCCCCGTGTGGCACCCGTGCAGCAGCGCCAGGGTCCCCCcggggctctcccagccccccctggggggctgcagcacctccccGACGAGTGTCCACACCCGGCAGCCCCGAGTGGCCCAGCGGCCTTTGGTCACCTCACCCTAACCCGGACGGCCCCAGGTCCTGACAGCTCAG caggagacaggaacagtgtgggcagtgagggcagcaTTGGCAGCATCCGCAGCGCCGGCAGCGGCCAGAGCACTGAGGGCACCAACGGCCAGAGCACCAGCATCCTCATCGAGAATGCCAGG CCTCTACCCTCCACTGGTGACAACATCCAGCAACACCTTTTGGGATCAGAGCCACACAATGGGACCTCCCCAGCAG GGCCACAGGGATTCCAGACCCCAGGCAGCTGCCCCCCTGGAGACAGGGTCTTCTCCCACCAGTTCTTACgtcctgagcagctccttgAGGGGAAG GATGCAGAAGCCATTTACAACTGGCTGCGTGAGTTCCAGCTGGAGTCGTACACTGTCAACTTCCTGAACGCTGGCTACGACGTCCCCACCATCAGCCGCATGACCCCGGAG GATCTGACAGCCATTGGCGTGACCAAACCAGGCCACAGGAAAAAGATCTCCACAGAAATCGGGCAGCTCAGCATCGCTGAGTGGCTGCCCAACTACATCCCG GCTGACCTGATGGACTGGCTTAGTGCCATTGGGTTGCCCCAATACCACAAAAAGCTGGTGAACAATGGCTATGATTCCATCACCATCGTGACAGACCTGACCTGGGAGGATCTGCAAGAGATTGGCATCAACAAGCTGG gcCACCAGAAGAAGATCATGTTGGCTGTCAAGAAGCTCAGAGACCTCCGCAAAAGCCTCAACCAAGCAGAAGCAACTCTGGCTAGACGCAAAGTCCCCGGTTCCCTGGACATTGTCACCATTGAGTCCCTGGAGAATGGGGAGTGCCAGTCCCCACACACACCCAAAATGACAACCTTCCAGGACAGTGAGCTCAGCTATGAGCTGCAGACAGCCATGTCCAACAGCTGCCACGACACGCTCGGCATCAAGAGCAGCCAGGGAATGTCACGGAGCCAGGAGAGCATCGGGGTGCGCTCGCGGGGCTCGGGGCACTCTCAGGACAACGTGCTGTCCCGGCGCCTCTCCAGCCCCTCGCAGGAGAGCCTGGGCAGCGGcgagagcagcagcagcagtggccagtCCTGTGCCCCTCCCCGCAGCAAGGAGAGCCCggccagcctgcccagccccgAGCCCTATGGGAAACTCGTGTCCCCCGAGGGGCTGAACGGCTTTGCCAACGGCGCTGGGGGCAGCCCTCTCAAGGAGAGGAACCTGCCCGAAGGCACGGATCAGTACACACGGCCTGTGGCTCAGAAAGGAGCCGGGACGCCAGCAGTTACTCCCTGTACTCCTCCCCAGACTCCCTGCAAGGGAACAGCCCCCTACGTCTTCATGTACCCACACGTCTCCCTGAAATCCCCAACGGCCCCGTctgtcctgggagcagagcagcccaagGCACACCCATACCCCTCTGTCTCCCCTGGACAGAAGAGCAGCCTGCAGACATCAGCCCAAAAGGGCTTCTCCTACCTGCACAGCCAGTGCAGCCCCACGGagccacccagcacagcccccacgGCCGGGGAGCAGCACAACGGGGGCGAAGGCTTGAAGCACAAGAAGCGCTCGCACAGCCTGAACCGCTACGCGCTGTCGGATGGCGAgcacgaggaggaggagggggcccccagcagcaccctgggctcCTACGCCACGCTGACACGGCGGCCGGGCCGCAGCCAGATGCCGCGGGCCTGCGCGCAGGCGGATGCCAAGGTGACCCGCAGCCAGTCCTTCGCCATCCGGGCCAAGCGCAAGGGccctccgccgccgccccccAAGCGCCTCAGCTCCGTGTCCAGCGCCCTCGCTGCTGAGGCGGACGGCgagcagccccccagccctgagcgCCAGCCCACAGCCACTCAGGATGTGGCTGACGCAGGTGCCACCCCCAGTGATGCCGGCCGTGGCAGGACAGTGAAGAGCCTGGCGGCTGCGCTGGAGGGAACATCCCTGAGTCCGTCCAAGCCCCTCCTGGCCCCAAAACCGCTGCACCTGACTCAGGACTGTGTCCCCCGGGCAGATGTGGGTGGGGGGTCCCACAATGGCAGTgatgccagcagtgccacagtcTCCGATGGCAGCAGGGACCCCTTTGAGAGCAGCAAGCCACGGAGGCGGACAGTGAGTGAGCCCAGCGCTCCTATGACAGAGGTGGCTGCACAGGGTGAGCAGGAGGATGCCTGCTCAGACACAGAGGAGGAGGCCAAGCCAGGGGTCTCCTCTTCATCGTCCCAGAACAGCTCCAGTGAGTGCATCCCCTTTGCAGAAGAAGGCAATTTAACCATCAAACAGCGGCCAAAGCCCAGCGGCCATTCCAAGGCCGAGGCAGCCGTGCCGGACACGGAGCCTGGTTCCCAGCcggcagagccccagggctcctCTGGGAAGGAGCCGGCAGCCCCCGCTGTGCCCAAGGAGCCGCCCGTGCTGGAGTTCAACCTGACCGAGTCGGACACGGTGAAGCGCCGGCCGCGCTTCAGGGAGCGGGAGCCGCTGCAGGCGGTGCTGAAGGCGTTCAGCATGGCGGGGCAGGCGGAGCCGGGGGGCAGCCCCACACCCCAGTACGCACAGGCCCAGGCTGTGAGCATCGCAGGCCCCCCCGCCCCAGCACTGGCACCGCGGCCCGCGCTGGCTGGGGATGCCTTCGACGATGACAGCGTGGAGTTCAGGATTGCCGAGATAGAGAAAAGCATCTTGTCGCTGGAGAAAGGCATGAAGAAGGCCCCAAGCCCCACCaaagcccccagccccacagagctggtAGGCACGGCTGTAGTGAGGACACCCACGCCAGGTATGTCCGTCTCCAAGGTGGTGGTGGGGCTCCCTCCCGTGTTGGTGTGGGAGGTGAGGAGTTCCTGTGCCACCACCTACCATGAGTCCCCTCCCTTTGCAGATGTCCCTGCCAAGCACACCTCTGTGGCATCCACCAAGCTCGTCTTCTCTGGACCCAAGACCATCTACCAGCAGGTCCTGCAGCCCTCCCGCCACACCGTTGCTCCCTGGGCGGCCACCGAGGCGGTGCCGGATGTGATTGGGTCCCtgcccagtcccagctctctgatGCTGGAAACGGGCAGCAAGATCTCAGCAAAGCCTTtggcagctgccccaggggccACCCTAGCCCAGCAGcggcaggagcagagcagctccagcctggctgccacgCTGCAGGTGGCCGAGAAGAAGATCACTgtggaggaggcagagag ccacccTGGGACCATGCACTCGGCCAAGAACATCTTGGAAGACATCAGCAACATGTTTGACGACCTGGCTGACCAGCTGGATGCAATGCTGGACTGA
- the CASKIN2 gene encoding caskin-2 isoform X3, producing the protein MGREQELIQAVKNGDIPGVQKLVAKIKASKSKLLGSAKRLNVNYQDADGFSALHHAALGGSLDLISLLLEAQATVDIKDSNGMRPLHYAAWQGRLEPVRVLLRAAASVNMASLDGQIPLHLSAQYGHYEVSEMLLQHQSNPCLINKAKKTPLDLACEFGRLKVAQLLLNSHLCVALLEGQSKDATDPNYTTPLHLAAKNGHKEIIRQLLKAGIEINKQTKTGTALHEAALYGKTEVVRLLLEGGVDVNIRNTYNQTALDIVNQFTTSHASKDIKQLLRGILKVRALKDFWNLHDPTALNVRAGDVITVLEQHPDGRWKGHIHDAQKGTDRVGYFPPSIAEVISKRTGMVVPRVAPVQQRQGPPGALPAPPGGLQHLPDECPHPAAPSGPAAFGHLTLTRTAPGPDSSAGDRNSVGSEGSIGSIRSAGSGQSTEGTNGQSTSILIENARPLPSTGDNIQQHLLGSEPHNGTSPAGPQGFQTPGSCPPGDRVFSHQFLRPEQLLEGKDAEAIYNWLREFQLESYTVNFLNAGYDVPTISRMTPEDLTAIGVTKPGHRKKISTEIGQLSIAEWLPNYIPADLMDWLSAIGLPQYHKKLVNNGYDSITIVTDLTWEDLQEIGINKLGHQKKIMLAVKKLRDLRKSLNQAEATLARRKVPGSLDIVTIESLENGECQSPHTPKMTTFQDSELSYELQTAMSNSCHDTLGIKSSQGMSRSQESIGVRSRGSGHSQDNVLSRRLSSPSQESLGSGESSSSSGQSCAPPRSKESPASLPSPEPYGKLVSPEGLNGFANGAGGSPLKERNLPEGTDQYTRPVAQKGAGTPAVTPCTPPQTPCKGTAPYVFMYPHVSLKSPTAPSVLGAEQPKAHPYPSVSPGQKSSLQTSAQKGFSYLHSQCSPTEPPSTAPTAGEQHNGGEGLKHKKRSHSLNRYALSDGEHEEEEGAPSSTLGSYATLTRRPGRSQMPRACAQADAKVTRSQSFAIRAKRKGPPPPPPKRLSSVSSALAAEADGEQPPSPERQPTATQDVADAGATPSDAGRGRTVKSLAAALEGTSLSPSKPLLAPKPLHLTQDCVPRADVGGGSHNGSDASSATVSDGSRDPFESSKPRRRTVSEPSAPMTEVAAQGEQEDACSDTEEEAKPGVSSSSSQNSSSECIPFAEEGNLTIKQRPKPSGHSKAEAAVPDTEPGSQPAEPQGSSGKEPAAPAVPKEPPVLEFNLTESDTVKRRPRFREREPLQAVLKAFSMAGQAEPGGSPTPQYAQAQAVSIAGPPAPALAPRPALAGDAFDDDSVEFRIAEIEKSILSLEKGMKKAPSPTKAPSPTELVGTAVVRTPTPDVPAKHTSVASTKLVFSGPKTIYQQVLQPSRHTVAPWAATEAVPDVIGSLPSPSSLMLETGSKISAKPLAAAPGATLAQQRQEQSSSSLAATLQVAEKKITVEEAESHPGTMHSAKNILEDISNMFDDLADQLDAMLD; encoded by the exons agctcctgggatcTGCCAAGCGCCTGAACGTGAACTACCAGGATGCAGATGG GTTCTCAGCACTGCACCACGCAGCCCTGGGTGGCAGCCTGGACCTCATCTcgctgctgctggaggcacagGCCACTGTCGACATCAAGGACAGCAATG GGATGCGGCCCCTGCACTACGCGGCCTGGCAGGGCCGCCTGGAGCCCGTGCGGGTGCTGCTGCGCGCCGCCGCCTCCGTCAACATGGCCTCGCTGGACGGGCAGATCCCGCTGCACCTCTCAGCGCAGTACGGCCACTACGAGGTG TCGGagatgctgctccagcaccagtCCAACCCGTGCCTCATCAACAAGGCGAAGAAAACCCCGCTGGACTTGGCCTGCGAGTTCGGGCGGCTGAAG gtggctcagctgctgctcaacAGCCATCTGTGTGTTGCCCTGCTGGAGGGACAATCCAAGGATGCCACTGACCCCAACTACACCACTCCTCTGCACTTGGCAGCCAAGAACGGGCACAAGGAGATCATCAG gcagctgctgaaggcCGGGATCGAGATCAACAAGCAGACAAAGACAGGCACAGCCCTTCATGAGGCCGCTCTCTATGGCAAAACAGAGGTGGTGCGGCTCCTGCTGGAG GGTGGTGTTGATGTGAACATCAGGAACACCTACAACCAGACAGCGCTGGACATCGTCAACCAGTTCACCACCTCACACGCCAGCAAGGACATCAAGCAGCTGTTGAGAG GAATCCTGAAGGTCCGAGCTTTGAAGGATTTTTGGAACCTCCACGACCCAACTGCTCTTAACGTCCGAGCAGGAGACGTTATCACG GTCCTGGAGCAGCATCCCGATGGCCGATGGAAGGGGCACATCCACGACGCCCAGAAAGGCACCGACCGGGTCGGGTACTTCCCGCCCTCCATTGCTGAAGTCATCAGCAAGCGGACAG GCATGGTTGTCCCCCGTGTGGCACCCGTGCAGCAGCGCCAGGGTCCCCCcggggctctcccagccccccctggggggctgcagcacctccccGACGAGTGTCCACACCCGGCAGCCCCGAGTGGCCCAGCGGCCTTTGGTCACCTCACCCTAACCCGGACGGCCCCAGGTCCTGACAGCTCAG caggagacaggaacagtgtgggcagtgagggcagcaTTGGCAGCATCCGCAGCGCCGGCAGCGGCCAGAGCACTGAGGGCACCAACGGCCAGAGCACCAGCATCCTCATCGAGAATGCCAGG CCTCTACCCTCCACTGGTGACAACATCCAGCAACACCTTTTGGGATCAGAGCCACACAATGGGACCTCCCCAGCAG GGCCACAGGGATTCCAGACCCCAGGCAGCTGCCCCCCTGGAGACAGGGTCTTCTCCCACCAGTTCTTACgtcctgagcagctccttgAGGGGAAG GATGCAGAAGCCATTTACAACTGGCTGCGTGAGTTCCAGCTGGAGTCGTACACTGTCAACTTCCTGAACGCTGGCTACGACGTCCCCACCATCAGCCGCATGACCCCGGAG GATCTGACAGCCATTGGCGTGACCAAACCAGGCCACAGGAAAAAGATCTCCACAGAAATCGGGCAGCTCAGCATCGCTGAGTGGCTGCCCAACTACATCCCG GCTGACCTGATGGACTGGCTTAGTGCCATTGGGTTGCCCCAATACCACAAAAAGCTGGTGAACAATGGCTATGATTCCATCACCATCGTGACAGACCTGACCTGGGAGGATCTGCAAGAGATTGGCATCAACAAGCTGG gcCACCAGAAGAAGATCATGTTGGCTGTCAAGAAGCTCAGAGACCTCCGCAAAAGCCTCAACCAAGCAGAAGCAACTCTGGCTAGACGCAAAGTCCCCGGTTCCCTGGACATTGTCACCATTGAGTCCCTGGAGAATGGGGAGTGCCAGTCCCCACACACACCCAAAATGACAACCTTCCAGGACAGTGAGCTCAGCTATGAGCTGCAGACAGCCATGTCCAACAGCTGCCACGACACGCTCGGCATCAAGAGCAGCCAGGGAATGTCACGGAGCCAGGAGAGCATCGGGGTGCGCTCGCGGGGCTCGGGGCACTCTCAGGACAACGTGCTGTCCCGGCGCCTCTCCAGCCCCTCGCAGGAGAGCCTGGGCAGCGGcgagagcagcagcagcagtggccagtCCTGTGCCCCTCCCCGCAGCAAGGAGAGCCCggccagcctgcccagccccgAGCCCTATGGGAAACTCGTGTCCCCCGAGGGGCTGAACGGCTTTGCCAACGGCGCTGGGGGCAGCCCTCTCAAGGAGAGGAACCTGCCCGAAGGCACGGATCAGTACACACGGCCTGTGGCTCAGAAAGGAGCCGGGACGCCAGCAGTTACTCCCTGTACTCCTCCCCAGACTCCCTGCAAGGGAACAGCCCCCTACGTCTTCATGTACCCACACGTCTCCCTGAAATCCCCAACGGCCCCGTctgtcctgggagcagagcagcccaagGCACACCCATACCCCTCTGTCTCCCCTGGACAGAAGAGCAGCCTGCAGACATCAGCCCAAAAGGGCTTCTCCTACCTGCACAGCCAGTGCAGCCCCACGGagccacccagcacagcccccacgGCCGGGGAGCAGCACAACGGGGGCGAAGGCTTGAAGCACAAGAAGCGCTCGCACAGCCTGAACCGCTACGCGCTGTCGGATGGCGAgcacgaggaggaggagggggcccccagcagcaccctgggctcCTACGCCACGCTGACACGGCGGCCGGGCCGCAGCCAGATGCCGCGGGCCTGCGCGCAGGCGGATGCCAAGGTGACCCGCAGCCAGTCCTTCGCCATCCGGGCCAAGCGCAAGGGccctccgccgccgccccccAAGCGCCTCAGCTCCGTGTCCAGCGCCCTCGCTGCTGAGGCGGACGGCgagcagccccccagccctgagcgCCAGCCCACAGCCACTCAGGATGTGGCTGACGCAGGTGCCACCCCCAGTGATGCCGGCCGTGGCAGGACAGTGAAGAGCCTGGCGGCTGCGCTGGAGGGAACATCCCTGAGTCCGTCCAAGCCCCTCCTGGCCCCAAAACCGCTGCACCTGACTCAGGACTGTGTCCCCCGGGCAGATGTGGGTGGGGGGTCCCACAATGGCAGTgatgccagcagtgccacagtcTCCGATGGCAGCAGGGACCCCTTTGAGAGCAGCAAGCCACGGAGGCGGACAGTGAGTGAGCCCAGCGCTCCTATGACAGAGGTGGCTGCACAGGGTGAGCAGGAGGATGCCTGCTCAGACACAGAGGAGGAGGCCAAGCCAGGGGTCTCCTCTTCATCGTCCCAGAACAGCTCCAGTGAGTGCATCCCCTTTGCAGAAGAAGGCAATTTAACCATCAAACAGCGGCCAAAGCCCAGCGGCCATTCCAAGGCCGAGGCAGCCGTGCCGGACACGGAGCCTGGTTCCCAGCcggcagagccccagggctcctCTGGGAAGGAGCCGGCAGCCCCCGCTGTGCCCAAGGAGCCGCCCGTGCTGGAGTTCAACCTGACCGAGTCGGACACGGTGAAGCGCCGGCCGCGCTTCAGGGAGCGGGAGCCGCTGCAGGCGGTGCTGAAGGCGTTCAGCATGGCGGGGCAGGCGGAGCCGGGGGGCAGCCCCACACCCCAGTACGCACAGGCCCAGGCTGTGAGCATCGCAGGCCCCCCCGCCCCAGCACTGGCACCGCGGCCCGCGCTGGCTGGGGATGCCTTCGACGATGACAGCGTGGAGTTCAGGATTGCCGAGATAGAGAAAAGCATCTTGTCGCTGGAGAAAGGCATGAAGAAGGCCCCAAGCCCCACCaaagcccccagccccacagagctggtAGGCACGGCTGTAGTGAGGACACCCACGCCAG ATGTCCCTGCCAAGCACACCTCTGTGGCATCCACCAAGCTCGTCTTCTCTGGACCCAAGACCATCTACCAGCAGGTCCTGCAGCCCTCCCGCCACACCGTTGCTCCCTGGGCGGCCACCGAGGCGGTGCCGGATGTGATTGGGTCCCtgcccagtcccagctctctgatGCTGGAAACGGGCAGCAAGATCTCAGCAAAGCCTTtggcagctgccccaggggccACCCTAGCCCAGCAGcggcaggagcagagcagctccagcctggctgccacgCTGCAGGTGGCCGAGAAGAAGATCACTgtggaggaggcagagag ccacccTGGGACCATGCACTCGGCCAAGAACATCTTGGAAGACATCAGCAACATGTTTGACGACCTGGCTGACCAGCTGGATGCAATGCTGGACTGA